A stretch of Arthrobacter sp. NEB 688 DNA encodes these proteins:
- a CDS encoding CoA transferase — protein sequence MTGPLDGITVVDLSRALAGPHAAMLLGDMGARVVKVESPTGDDTRGWGPPFVGPEDDPVSTYFLSCNRNKESIVLDLKSDDGRETLTRLVRHADVLIENFRPGVLDRLGFDVERLHGLNPGLVVLAISGFGHDGPEGGRPGYDQIAQGEAGLMSVTGTGPEEPQRVGVPIGDLLAGLHGAFGVATALRERELTGRGRVVRTSLLASVVGVHAFQGTAYTVAGQVGRAQGNHHPSLAPYGLFHASDGPVQVAVGSQGLWVRFAEAFGIDPADPLLATNSVRVGNRAHLVEVIDAAFAQWRAEDLLARLAELGIPSGKVRSIDEVYDWEQTRSQGLVIDVEHPVLGRIELPGPPIRFDDNAFAGGRDTHQPPPGLGEHDASVRAWLDEADEADAAHDAPAGDGR from the coding sequence GTGACCGGACCCCTGGACGGCATCACCGTCGTCGACCTCTCGCGCGCTCTCGCCGGCCCGCACGCCGCGATGCTCCTCGGCGACATGGGGGCCCGCGTCGTCAAGGTCGAGTCGCCGACCGGTGACGACACACGGGGATGGGGCCCGCCGTTCGTCGGCCCCGAGGACGACCCCGTGTCGACGTACTTCCTCTCGTGCAACCGCAACAAGGAGTCGATCGTCCTCGACCTCAAGTCCGACGACGGCCGCGAGACCCTGACGCGCCTCGTGCGGCACGCGGACGTGCTCATCGAGAACTTCCGGCCGGGTGTCCTCGACCGGCTCGGCTTCGACGTCGAGCGCCTGCACGGGCTCAACCCCGGGCTCGTCGTCCTCGCGATCAGCGGGTTCGGGCACGACGGGCCGGAGGGCGGCCGCCCCGGCTACGACCAGATCGCCCAGGGCGAGGCCGGCCTCATGTCGGTCACCGGCACCGGGCCCGAGGAGCCGCAACGTGTCGGGGTGCCGATCGGCGACCTCCTCGCCGGGCTGCACGGCGCGTTCGGTGTCGCGACGGCGCTGCGCGAGCGCGAGCTGACCGGCCGCGGGAGGGTCGTGCGCACGTCGCTGCTCGCGTCCGTCGTCGGCGTCCACGCCTTCCAGGGCACCGCGTACACCGTTGCGGGGCAGGTCGGCCGGGCGCAGGGCAACCACCACCCGTCACTCGCCCCCTACGGACTCTTCCACGCGAGCGACGGCCCCGTGCAGGTGGCCGTGGGTTCGCAGGGGCTCTGGGTGCGCTTCGCCGAGGCCTTCGGCATCGACCCCGCCGACCCCCTGCTGGCGACCAACTCCGTCCGCGTCGGCAACCGCGCGCACCTCGTCGAGGTCATCGACGCGGCGTTCGCGCAGTGGCGCGCCGAGGACCTGCTCGCCCGGCTGGCCGAGCTCGGCATCCCGTCGGGCAAGGTGCGCTCCATCGACGAGGTCTACGACTGGGAGCAGACCCGCTCGCAGGGGCTCGTCATCGACGTCGAGCACCCGGTGCTCGGGCGCATCGAGCTGCCCGGCCCACCGATCCGGTTCGACGACAACGCCTTCGCCGGCGGTCGTGACACGCACCAGCCGCCCCCCGGGCTCGGCGAGCACGACGCCTCGGTCCGCGCCTGGCTCGACGAGGCCGACGAGGCCGACGCGGCGCACGACGCACCCGCGGGAGACGGTCGATGA
- a CDS encoding carboxyl transferase domain-containing protein produces MTVEARPRRPGAHELLGAVLDEGSFVSWDEAPVTVTEPGSEYALELAAAAERAGTDESIVTGEGRIGGHRVAVVVGEFRFLAGSIGRAAAERVTAAFERATVERLPLFAAPSSGGTRMQEGTPAFVTMVKISGAVAAFKAARLPYITYLRHPTTGGVLASWGSLGHVTVAEPGATIGFLGARVYEALYGEPFPPDVQVAENLYAHGLLDAVLPVEALTEIAARFLDILAAPRELTPVPDVPKEPLADVPAWESVTRSRRPERPGIRALLRLGASDVLPLFGTGAGEWDRSLFLALARFDGATCVVLGQDRRAEALEAPLGPSGLRVARRGMKLATELGLPLVSLIDTAGAALSKEAEEGGMAGEIARCIAELVTLPVPTVCVLLGQGTGGGALALMPADRVLAAQHSWLSPLPPEGASAILHRTTERAPELADQQRVRSLDLLAAGIVDRVVAEHPDAADEPEAFCRRLAQAVRHELAELAPLDDTDRLAARHARWRAL; encoded by the coding sequence ATGACCGTCGAGGCGCGGCCGCGCCGCCCCGGTGCCCACGAGCTGCTCGGCGCGGTGCTCGACGAGGGCAGCTTCGTCTCGTGGGACGAGGCGCCCGTGACCGTCACCGAGCCCGGCAGCGAGTACGCCCTCGAGCTGGCCGCCGCCGCCGAGCGTGCCGGCACCGACGAGTCCATCGTCACCGGGGAGGGCCGGATCGGGGGCCACCGGGTCGCCGTGGTCGTCGGAGAGTTCCGCTTCCTCGCGGGGTCCATCGGCCGGGCCGCCGCCGAGCGGGTCACCGCCGCGTTCGAGCGCGCCACCGTCGAGCGGCTGCCGCTGTTCGCCGCACCGTCGTCCGGCGGGACGCGGATGCAGGAGGGCACGCCGGCCTTCGTGACGATGGTGAAGATCAGCGGCGCCGTCGCGGCGTTCAAGGCCGCGCGGCTGCCGTACATCACCTACCTGCGGCACCCGACGACCGGCGGCGTGCTCGCGTCGTGGGGCTCGCTCGGGCACGTGACCGTCGCCGAGCCGGGCGCGACCATCGGCTTCCTCGGGGCCCGCGTCTACGAGGCGCTCTACGGCGAGCCGTTCCCGCCGGACGTCCAGGTCGCCGAGAACCTCTACGCGCACGGGCTCCTCGACGCCGTGCTGCCGGTCGAGGCGCTGACCGAGATCGCCGCGCGGTTCCTCGACATCCTCGCGGCGCCGCGCGAGCTGACGCCCGTGCCCGACGTGCCGAAGGAGCCGCTGGCCGACGTCCCGGCCTGGGAGTCGGTGACGCGTTCGCGGCGCCCGGAGCGTCCAGGCATCCGCGCCCTGCTGCGGCTCGGCGCCTCCGACGTCCTGCCGCTGTTCGGCACCGGTGCCGGCGAGTGGGACCGCAGCCTCTTCCTCGCGCTGGCGCGCTTCGACGGCGCGACGTGCGTCGTCCTCGGGCAGGACCGCCGGGCCGAGGCGCTCGAGGCGCCGCTCGGGCCGTCCGGCCTGCGGGTCGCCCGCCGCGGGATGAAGCTCGCGACCGAGCTCGGGCTCCCGCTCGTCAGCCTCATCGACACCGCCGGCGCGGCCCTGTCGAAGGAGGCCGAGGAGGGCGGGATGGCCGGCGAGATCGCCCGGTGCATCGCCGAGCTCGTCACCCTCCCGGTCCCGACCGTGTGCGTCCTGCTCGGTCAGGGCACCGGCGGTGGGGCGCTCGCGCTCATGCCGGCCGACCGCGTGCTCGCCGCGCAGCACTCGTGGCTCTCGCCGCTGCCGCCCGAGGGCGCCTCCGCCATCCTCCACCGCACGACCGAGCGGGCGCCGGAGCTCGCCGACCAGCAGCGGGTGCGCTCGCTCGACCTGCTGGCCGCCGGCATCGTCGACCGTGTCGTGGCGGAGCATCCCGATGCCGCGGACGAGCCCGAGGCGTTCTGCCGCCGGCTCGCCCAGGCGGTCCGGCACGAGCTCGCCGAGCTCGCACCGCTCGACGACACCGACCGCCTGGCCGCCCGGCACGCCCGCTGGCGCGCCCTCTGA
- a CDS encoding EamA family transporter, whose protein sequence is MTDRTSDRTWLVALAASLWGLSSLWRGPLAQEYPALAVVLWEHLVLVVLTLPWLVPAVRRLRAVSRRTQVSVVVIGAGSSALATTLFTAAFRTGDPITPQVLQKLQPLIAIALAAVLLGERLRPVYAVFAVPALVGAWLLAFPDPLAVSLSSATAALLAVGAAALWAAGTVLGRAASAELRFSDLTALRFAFGLVTLAATAALTGTPVALGSDAVVNILLLALVPGLLALVLYYRALGRTPASRATLAELAFPLSAALVGVVWLGATPSPTQWVGFGVVLAAVVGLALNEQRSRRPSVVAPDRAEDALPVA, encoded by the coding sequence ATGACCGACCGGACGTCCGACCGCACCTGGCTCGTCGCCCTCGCAGCCTCCCTCTGGGGCCTGTCCTCGCTGTGGCGCGGCCCGCTCGCGCAGGAGTACCCCGCGCTCGCCGTCGTCCTGTGGGAGCACCTCGTCCTCGTCGTGCTCACGCTGCCGTGGCTCGTGCCGGCGGTGCGCCGGCTGCGGGCGGTCTCACGGCGCACGCAGGTGAGCGTCGTCGTCATCGGCGCCGGCTCGTCGGCCCTCGCGACGACGCTGTTCACCGCGGCCTTCCGCACCGGCGACCCCATCACGCCGCAGGTGCTCCAGAAGCTGCAGCCGCTCATCGCCATCGCGCTCGCGGCCGTGCTGCTGGGGGAGCGGCTGCGGCCGGTCTACGCCGTCTTCGCCGTGCCCGCGCTCGTCGGCGCCTGGCTGCTCGCCTTCCCCGACCCGCTGGCCGTCAGCCTCTCGAGCGCCACGGCCGCCCTGCTCGCCGTCGGGGCCGCGGCGCTGTGGGCCGCCGGCACCGTGCTCGGGCGCGCGGCGTCCGCCGAGCTGCGCTTCTCGGACCTCACCGCGCTGCGCTTCGCGTTCGGGCTCGTCACGCTCGCCGCGACGGCTGCGCTGACCGGCACCCCGGTCGCGCTCGGGTCGGACGCCGTCGTCAACATCCTCCTGCTGGCCCTCGTGCCCGGGTTGCTCGCGCTCGTCCTGTACTACCGCGCGCTCGGGCGGACGCCGGCGTCGCGGGCGACCCTCGCCGAGCTCGCCTTCCCGCTGTCGGCGGCGCTCGTCGGCGTCGTGTGGCTCGGCGCGACCCCGAGCCCGACGCAGTGGGTCGGCTTCGGCGTGGTGCTCGCGGCGGTCGTCGGGCTGGCGCTCAACGAGCAGCGCTCGCGCCGACCGTCCGTCGTCGCGCCCGACCGCGCGGAGGACGCCCTCCCCGTCGCCTGA
- the arcC gene encoding carbamate kinase, giving the protein MRVLLALGGNAMTGPDGSATPAAQIAAVTEAMGAAARLVAAGHEVVVTHGNGPQVGNLLVKNELAAHVVPPVPLDWCGAQTQGTLGFTILDALDAALAAAGTPRPVAALVTRTLVDRDDPGFTHPTKPVGRYVDADAAARMVEHGQVWEDRGERGWRRVVASPEPLEVLDVPAARTLLDAGYVVVTAGGGGIPVVRDADGTLRGVEAVIDKDLTAALLARSLGADVLVIATDVDHAAVGFGTPQQRDLGRVTLSELHDLAATGEFASGSMGPKVEAVARFVAAGGPRGVITSLTHITDAVDGGFGTVVEPD; this is encoded by the coding sequence ATGCGGGTCCTCCTGGCCCTCGGCGGCAACGCCATGACCGGCCCCGACGGCAGCGCCACCCCGGCCGCGCAGATCGCCGCGGTGACCGAGGCGATGGGCGCCGCCGCCCGCCTCGTCGCGGCCGGCCACGAGGTCGTCGTCACCCACGGCAACGGCCCGCAGGTGGGCAACCTGCTCGTGAAGAACGAGCTCGCCGCGCACGTCGTCCCGCCGGTGCCGCTCGACTGGTGCGGCGCCCAGACGCAGGGGACCCTCGGCTTCACGATCCTCGACGCGCTCGACGCCGCCCTCGCCGCGGCGGGCACCCCCAGGCCCGTCGCGGCCCTCGTCACCCGGACCCTCGTCGACCGCGACGACCCCGGCTTCACGCACCCGACGAAGCCCGTCGGCCGCTACGTCGACGCCGACGCCGCCGCGCGCATGGTCGAGCACGGCCAGGTCTGGGAGGACCGCGGCGAGCGCGGCTGGCGACGGGTCGTCGCGAGCCCCGAGCCGCTCGAGGTCCTCGACGTCCCGGCCGCGCGCACCCTCCTCGACGCGGGCTACGTCGTCGTCACGGCGGGCGGCGGCGGCATCCCCGTCGTCCGCGACGCCGACGGCACGCTGCGCGGGGTCGAGGCCGTCATCGACAAGGACCTCACCGCCGCGCTGCTCGCCCGCTCGCTCGGCGCCGACGTCCTCGTCATCGCCACCGACGTCGACCACGCCGCCGTCGGCTTCGGCACCCCGCAGCAGCGCGACCTCGGCCGGGTCACCCTCTCCGAGCTGCACGACCTCGCCGCCACCGGTGAGTTCGCGTCCGGCTCGATGGGCCCCAAGGTCGAGGCCGTCGCCCGCTTCGTCGCCGCCGGAGGACCGCGCGGCGTCATCACCTCGCTCACCCACATCACCGACGCCGTCGACGGCGGCTTCGGCACCGTCGTCGAACCCGACTGA
- a CDS encoding ring-opening amidohydrolase, whose amino-acid sequence MPDAIEVRKVPLHNVSDASELGKLIDAGVMEADRVIAVIGKTEGNGGVNDYTRIIADRAFREILVQKGADPAKVKEIPIVWSGGTDGVISPHATVFATVPAEQAPQTDEPRLTVGFAMSEQLAPEEIGYLPMVEKVAAAVEVAMERAGISDPADVHYVQTKTPLLTIHTIRDAKSRGQKVWTEHTHESMDLSNGCTALGIAVALGEIEMPTDADVMHNRDLYSSVASCSSGVELDQAQVVVVGNARGVGGRYRIGHSVMTDALDQDGIWAAIKDAGLDLPERPHRSDLDGRLVNVFLKCEASQDGTVQGRRNAMLDDSDVHWHRQIKSCVGGVTASVTGDPAVFVSVSAAHQGPEGGGPVAAIIDLGEEPTGYRA is encoded by the coding sequence GTGCCCGACGCCATCGAGGTCCGCAAGGTCCCCCTGCACAACGTGTCCGACGCCTCCGAGCTCGGCAAGCTCATCGACGCCGGCGTCATGGAGGCCGACCGCGTCATCGCCGTCATCGGGAAGACCGAGGGCAACGGCGGGGTCAACGACTACACGCGCATCATCGCCGACCGCGCCTTCCGCGAGATCCTCGTGCAGAAGGGCGCCGACCCGGCGAAGGTCAAGGAGATCCCGATCGTCTGGTCGGGCGGCACCGACGGCGTCATCAGCCCCCACGCCACCGTCTTCGCGACCGTCCCCGCCGAGCAGGCGCCGCAGACCGACGAGCCGCGCCTCACCGTCGGCTTCGCGATGAGCGAGCAGCTGGCCCCCGAGGAGATCGGCTACCTGCCGATGGTCGAGAAGGTCGCCGCCGCGGTCGAGGTCGCGATGGAGCGGGCCGGCATCAGCGACCCGGCCGACGTCCACTACGTCCAGACCAAGACGCCGCTTCTGACCATCCACACCATCCGCGACGCGAAGTCCCGCGGCCAGAAGGTCTGGACCGAGCACACGCACGAGTCGATGGACCTCTCCAACGGCTGCACCGCGCTCGGCATCGCCGTCGCCCTCGGCGAGATCGAGATGCCGACCGACGCCGACGTCATGCACAACCGCGACCTGTACTCCTCGGTCGCGTCCTGCTCCTCGGGCGTCGAGCTCGACCAGGCGCAGGTCGTCGTCGTCGGCAACGCCCGCGGGGTCGGCGGTCGCTACCGCATCGGTCACTCCGTGATGACCGACGCGCTCGACCAGGACGGCATCTGGGCCGCCATCAAGGACGCCGGGCTCGACCTGCCGGAGCGCCCGCACCGCAGCGACCTCGACGGCCGCCTCGTCAACGTCTTCCTCAAGTGCGAGGCCAGCCAGGACGGCACCGTCCAGGGCCGCCGCAACGCGATGCTCGACGACTCGGACGTGCACTGGCACCGCCAGATCAAGTCCTGCGTCGGCGGCGTCACCGCGTCGGTCACCGGCGACCCGGCCGTCTTCGTCTCCGTCTCGGCCGCCCACCAGGGCCCCGAGGGCGGCGGCCCGGTCGCGGCGATCATCGACCTCGGCGAGGAGCCCACCGGCTACCGCGCCTGA
- the gntA gene encoding guanitoxin biosynthesis heme-dependent pre-guanitoxin N-hydroxylase GntA, with translation MSLSPLTAPPPVPPPGLLAPSRVHDLATAPDAAVVDALAEMVAHPDYPCLGARSVFRRGAVTPHVLDDLTDARPGGSLDELGRRLRDFAAGADPEGDLASFVACFRAPRADERGFEEQLWAALRHLQAHDDRPWPGHVAADPGDPHFAFSHGGTPFFVVGLHPGASRIARRAPLPTLVFNLHDQFERLREDGRYARMRDTIRRRDTDLQGGVNPMVADHGAASEARQYSGRAVPPDWTPPFTAHPAPSEEPA, from the coding sequence GTGAGCCTCTCCCCCCTGACCGCACCTCCCCCTGTACCGCCGCCCGGCCTCCTCGCCCCCTCGCGGGTCCACGACCTCGCCACCGCTCCGGACGCCGCCGTCGTCGACGCACTGGCCGAGATGGTCGCGCATCCCGACTACCCCTGTCTCGGAGCGCGATCGGTGTTCCGACGGGGCGCCGTGACCCCCCACGTCCTCGACGACCTGACGGACGCGCGCCCCGGGGGCTCGCTCGACGAGCTCGGCCGCCGGCTGCGCGACTTCGCGGCCGGCGCCGACCCCGAGGGCGACCTCGCCTCGTTCGTCGCCTGCTTCCGGGCGCCGCGGGCCGACGAGCGCGGGTTCGAGGAGCAGCTGTGGGCCGCCCTGCGCCACCTCCAGGCCCACGACGACCGCCCGTGGCCCGGCCACGTCGCGGCCGACCCGGGCGACCCGCACTTCGCCTTCAGCCACGGGGGCACGCCGTTCTTCGTCGTCGGCCTGCACCCCGGCGCCTCGCGCATCGCCCGCCGCGCACCGCTGCCGACGCTCGTCTTCAACCTCCACGACCAGTTCGAGCGGCTGCGCGAGGACGGGCGCTACGCGCGGATGCGTGACACGATCCGACGGCGCGACACCGACCTGCAGGGCGGCGTCAACCCGATGGTCGCCGACCACGGCGCGGCGTCCGAGGCCCGCCAGTACTCCGGTCGCGCGGTGCCCCCGGACTGGACCCCGCCCTTCACCGCCCACCCCGCCCCGTCCGAGGAGCCCGCATGA
- a CDS encoding urea carboxylase-associated family protein has protein sequence MNPARTRFPRATAAPPYAGGADGPADGWLRIAPQTGVAVELAPGDRLTLLDPLGEQVSDLYLVRSDDRAEQFSSGRTTDFGNSIYVSTGSLLWSNRSTVLAEVVDDTVGVHDLTLTPCSQATFDILYPDLDGGPHPSCFANIVGALAPVGVDADRVGVTLNVFMDVWTDGRGELHIDPPPTRPGDRFTIEAREPVLAAVTACSAEKSNNGRCTPIDYRVERATR, from the coding sequence ATGAACCCCGCCCGCACCCGCTTCCCCCGCGCGACCGCGGCGCCGCCTTACGCCGGTGGCGCCGACGGGCCCGCGGACGGCTGGCTGCGCATCGCCCCGCAGACCGGGGTCGCCGTCGAGCTCGCGCCCGGCGACCGGCTGACCCTCCTCGACCCGCTCGGCGAGCAGGTGAGCGACCTCTACCTCGTGCGCTCCGACGACCGCGCCGAGCAGTTCTCGTCCGGGCGGACGACCGACTTCGGCAACAGCATCTACGTCTCCACCGGGTCGCTGCTCTGGAGCAACCGTTCGACGGTGCTCGCCGAGGTCGTCGACGACACCGTCGGGGTCCACGACCTCACGCTCACGCCGTGCAGCCAGGCGACGTTCGACATCCTCTACCCCGACCTCGACGGCGGGCCGCACCCCAGCTGCTTCGCGAACATCGTCGGGGCCCTCGCGCCGGTCGGCGTCGACGCCGACCGGGTCGGGGTGACGCTCAACGTGTTCATGGACGTGTGGACCGACGGCCGCGGCGAGCTGCACATCGACCCGCCGCCGACGCGTCCGGGCGACCGGTTCACCATCGAGGCCCGCGAGCCGGTCCTGGCCGCCGTCACCGCCTGCTCGGCGGAGAAGTCCAACAACGGCCGCTGCACCCCGATCGACTACCGGGTCGAGCGCGCCACCCGCTGA
- a CDS encoding formate/nitrite transporter family protein — MDEEQPEEEIDEAFERLLEEGRDRLERPLWTLLPTGLLGGIDVGVGILAYLVVKHETGNQLLAALAFSVGFVALLLAQSELFTENFLVPVTTAVAEKGNWGRLLRLWAVTLVTNIAGGTVIIWVILVARPDLAEVTRETGEHYAELGVSAKSFMLAVLGGLVITLMTRMQNSTDSMGVKIVPAILFSAVLVGAELFHAVLDQILIIGAAIAGSDITIGQFLVALVWASLGNIVGGVGFVTFLRLVRSAPRVERERSATT, encoded by the coding sequence ATGGACGAGGAACAGCCCGAGGAGGAGATCGACGAGGCCTTCGAGCGGCTGCTCGAGGAGGGTCGCGACCGGCTCGAGCGACCCCTGTGGACGCTACTGCCGACCGGCCTGCTCGGCGGCATCGACGTCGGCGTCGGCATCCTCGCCTACCTCGTCGTCAAGCACGAGACCGGCAACCAGCTGCTCGCCGCGCTCGCGTTCTCGGTCGGCTTCGTCGCACTGCTGCTCGCGCAGAGCGAGCTGTTCACCGAGAACTTCCTCGTCCCCGTGACGACGGCCGTCGCCGAGAAGGGCAACTGGGGCCGGCTGCTGCGCCTCTGGGCCGTCACCCTCGTGACGAACATCGCCGGGGGCACGGTGATCATCTGGGTCATCCTCGTCGCGCGGCCCGACCTCGCGGAGGTGACCCGCGAGACCGGCGAGCACTACGCCGAGCTCGGCGTCAGCGCCAAGAGCTTCATGCTCGCCGTGCTCGGCGGCCTCGTCATCACGCTCATGACCCGGATGCAGAACAGCACCGACAGCATGGGCGTGAAGATCGTGCCGGCCATCCTCTTCAGCGCCGTGCTCGTCGGCGCCGAGCTCTTCCACGCCGTGCTCGACCAGATCCTCATCATCGGCGCGGCGATCGCCGGCTCCGACATCACCATCGGGCAGTTCCTCGTCGCCCTCGTCTGGGCGAGCCTGGGCAACATCGTCGGCGGCGTCGGCTTCGTCACCTTCCTGCGGCTCGTGCGCTCCGCGCCGAGGGTCGAGCGCGAGCGGTCGGCGACGACCTGA
- the purH gene encoding bifunctional phosphoribosylaminoimidazolecarboxamide formyltransferase/IMP cyclohydrolase — MASVSAPGPTQDVRPVRRALVSVYDKTGLPELVQGLHDAGVVLVSTGGSAALIESLGLPVTRVEELTGFPECLEGRVKTLHPRVHAGLLADTRKPDHLAQLEDLGVEAFELVVVNLYPFLETVASGATPDECVEQIDIGGPSMVRAAAKNHPSVAVVTDPAAYGVALEAVRSGGFTLAQRKRLAAEAFVHTASYDVAVASWMGNAYADTSDGTGFPAWTGATWEKSAVLRYGENPHQRAALYTHSRPGLAQSEQLAGKEMSYNNYVDADAALRAAYDHGDQPTVAIIKHANPCGIAVGETVAEAYTAAHDCDPVSAFGGIIATNRPVTREMALATNDVFSEVIVAPSFDDDALEILREKKNRRLLRLPEGVERFADPVELRAVSGGLLVQVRDAVDAVVTDDGGATTGGDDAAHWRLVSGDAVDERTLADLQFAWRAVRAVKSNAILLAKDGASVGIGMGQVNRVDSCHLAVSRAGAQRARGAVAASDAFFPFADGLQVLLDAGVRAVVAPGGSMRDPEVVAAAQAAGVTMYFTGTRHFAH; from the coding sequence ATGGCATCCGTCTCCGCCCCCGGCCCGACCCAGGACGTCCGTCCCGTGCGTCGCGCCCTCGTCTCCGTCTACGACAAGACCGGCCTGCCCGAGCTCGTGCAGGGCCTGCACGACGCCGGCGTCGTCCTCGTCTCGACCGGTGGCAGCGCCGCGCTCATCGAGTCGCTCGGCCTGCCCGTCACCCGCGTCGAGGAGCTGACCGGCTTCCCCGAGTGCCTCGAGGGGCGCGTCAAGACCCTCCACCCGCGCGTGCACGCCGGCCTGCTCGCCGACACCCGCAAGCCCGACCACCTGGCGCAGCTCGAGGACCTCGGGGTCGAGGCCTTCGAGCTCGTCGTCGTCAACCTCTACCCGTTCCTGGAGACCGTGGCCTCCGGCGCGACGCCGGACGAGTGCGTCGAGCAGATCGACATCGGTGGCCCCTCGATGGTGCGCGCCGCGGCGAAGAACCACCCGAGCGTCGCGGTCGTCACCGATCCCGCGGCCTACGGGGTCGCGCTCGAGGCCGTCCGTTCCGGCGGCTTCACCCTGGCCCAGCGCAAGCGCCTCGCGGCGGAGGCGTTCGTGCACACCGCGAGCTACGACGTCGCCGTCGCCTCGTGGATGGGCAACGCCTACGCCGACACCTCCGACGGCACCGGCTTCCCGGCGTGGACCGGCGCGACCTGGGAGAAGTCCGCGGTGCTGCGCTACGGCGAGAACCCGCACCAGCGCGCGGCGCTCTACACGCACTCGCGGCCGGGCCTGGCGCAGTCCGAGCAGCTGGCCGGCAAGGAGATGTCGTACAACAACTACGTCGATGCGGATGCCGCCCTGCGCGCCGCGTACGACCACGGCGACCAGCCGACGGTCGCCATCATCAAGCACGCGAACCCCTGCGGCATCGCCGTCGGCGAGACCGTCGCCGAGGCGTACACCGCCGCCCACGACTGCGACCCGGTGTCGGCCTTCGGCGGCATCATCGCGACGAACCGGCCGGTGACCCGCGAGATGGCGCTCGCGACGAACGACGTCTTCAGCGAGGTCATCGTCGCGCCGTCGTTCGACGACGACGCCCTCGAGATCCTCCGCGAGAAGAAGAACCGTCGCCTGCTGCGCCTGCCCGAGGGCGTCGAGCGCTTCGCCGACCCGGTCGAGCTCCGGGCGGTCTCCGGCGGGCTGCTCGTGCAGGTGCGCGACGCGGTCGACGCCGTGGTCACCGACGACGGGGGCGCCACGACGGGCGGGGACGACGCCGCCCACTGGCGCCTGGTGTCCGGCGACGCCGTCGACGAGCGCACGCTGGCCGACCTGCAGTTCGCCTGGCGGGCCGTGCGGGCGGTCAAGTCCAACGCCATCCTCCTCGCGAAGGACGGCGCGTCGGTCGGTATCGGGATGGGCCAGGTCAACCGGGTCGACTCCTGCCACCTCGCGGTCTCCCGCGCCGGTGCGCAGCGGGCCCGCGGGGCGGTCGCCGCGTCGGACGCGTTCTTCCCGTTCGCCGACGGCCTCCAGGTGCTGCTCGACGCCGGCGTCCGCGCCGTCGTCGCGCCCGGCGGGTCGATGCGCGACCCGGAGGTCGTCGCGGCTGCCCAGGCCGCCGGCGTGACGATGTACTTCACCGGGACCCGCCACTTCGCGCACTGA
- a CDS encoding TIGR03618 family F420-dependent PPOX class oxidoreductase, which yields MALTPDALAPNVLAFLRERHLATLTTLRRDGSPHTVPVGFTWDEDLLVARVIAGRSSAKVLQARAGRRASLSQVEGRRWVTFEGVTRVVEDADAVRDAEERYAVRYRPPRPNPERVVVVLEVDRVLGGSWPDPLPPSPYAR from the coding sequence GTGGCGCTGACCCCCGACGCGCTCGCGCCCAACGTCCTCGCCTTCCTGCGGGAGCGGCACCTCGCGACGCTGACGACGCTGCGCCGCGACGGCAGCCCGCACACCGTGCCCGTCGGCTTCACGTGGGACGAGGACCTCCTCGTGGCCCGGGTCATCGCCGGCCGCTCGAGCGCCAAGGTGCTCCAGGCGCGCGCGGGCCGGCGGGCGTCCCTCAGCCAGGTCGAGGGGCGTCGGTGGGTCACCTTCGAGGGGGTGACGCGGGTGGTCGAGGACGCCGACGCCGTCCGTGACGCCGAGGAGCGCTACGCCGTCCGCTACCGCCCGCCGCGGCCCAACCCCGAGCGGGTCGTCGTCGTCCTCGAGGTCGACCGGGTGCTCGGCGGGTCCTGGCCCGACCCGCTGCCCCCGTCGCCCTACGCCCGCTGA
- the purN gene encoding phosphoribosylglycinamide formyltransferase, whose protein sequence is MRLAVLVSGSGTNLQAVLDATEAAGAAGASFEVVVVGADRDGTRGVGRAQERGIPTFVCRVPDHDSRADWDADLTRLVAAHEPDLVVSAGFMKVLGPVFLEAFRVVNTHPALLPSFPGAHGVRDALAHGVVVTGCTCHWVDAGVDTGPIIDQRAVRVAPGDDEGSLHERIKEQERAMLVEVLTSLARDRSWR, encoded by the coding sequence CTGCGGCTGGCGGTCCTCGTCTCCGGGTCGGGCACGAACCTCCAGGCGGTCCTCGACGCCACCGAGGCCGCCGGGGCCGCCGGGGCGTCCTTCGAGGTCGTCGTCGTCGGGGCGGACCGTGACGGCACCCGGGGCGTCGGCCGGGCGCAGGAGCGGGGCATCCCGACCTTCGTCTGCCGTGTCCCCGACCACGACTCGCGCGCCGACTGGGACGCCGACCTGACCCGGCTCGTCGCCGCGCACGAGCCCGACCTCGTCGTCTCGGCCGGCTTCATGAAGGTGCTCGGGCCGGTCTTCCTCGAGGCCTTCCGGGTCGTCAACACCCACCCCGCCCTGCTGCCGAGCTTCCCCGGCGCGCACGGCGTCCGCGACGCGCTGGCCCACGGCGTGGTCGTCACGGGTTGCACCTGCCACTGGGTCGACGCGGGGGTCGACACCGGCCCGATCATCGACCAGCGGGCCGTCCGGGTCGCGCCGGGCGACGACGAGGGGTCGCTGCACGAACGCATCAAGGAGCAGGAGCGCGCCATGCTCGTCGAGGTCCTCACGTCGCTGGCCCGGGACCGCTCGTGGCGCTGA